The Anopheles moucheti chromosome 3, idAnoMoucSN_F20_07, whole genome shotgun sequence genome contains the following window.
CAGCTTATAGACTTTATATCTTCGGAAAAATGGATACACAGATACactggtaactggtgttggtggttatatagccggttccgatattgttttcgaagatgatgatggccctagcggaccatttgaagaagatgattggGGGCggtccagcggcggatcaaacggtaggcggagtaggccccttcttactgcgcttttcactttgtcacatttcaagggcctcaatgtcccccctcccccctccttcatcgtttttaaaattagaggccccaactatacttccgccctgggcctccaagcggATTGATCCTTCACTGCGAGTATCTGAAGTCCGTAGATCTTCACCATGTCAACAGTATTAAACCTGTGTAGACCTTCCTAGCTCATCGCCGATACGTAGATCCAATCAAATATATCCGAATTAATTTTTTGCACCTACATGCGTAGCAGTCATTGTGTATTTTTAGGACTGCTACTGCCTGGTCTTAGGAGATTTCTCGATCAGCTGCTGCCAAACTGCTTCAGAGCTATTAATCTATGTATAATTGGAAATATTAAGAACAAAAACGCTACATCTAGGTAGgtattgtatttttgttttttattaatggATAGTTTTATTCTCACGTTTGCAAAACTATAATAATGAATATATACTGATAGCACACCCGTTGGAACCTGAACAAAAGTCTATATACTGTACGGAACTAAATGCTTAAATGTTTAGTCGCACTATTCGCAACTATGCGTTGGGATGCCTAACAAGATCAAGATGAATGGAGTAAACGCTTCGAATGGAAAACGAAGCGAGCTGCAGGCGAATGTTTTGTCTTACACGATTGGACTGGACAATTTAAATTCGCTTTGCAAGATATTCGGATCACATAAACGCATTCCGGAAATAAAATGTGCAACACTGAATGCagtgcaatgcaatgcattaTATTGATATACGCTACTTTTCCGTACATTGACCGGCCTGCCCCTGATGTATAGTGTGCAAGCGAAAGTTATATCAAATAATCGGTGTtacacaatttatttattttgttctgtttgcttgtttgtttttgtcaaaAATGCACGCCATGCAGTTACAAGCTGGAACGAGAGTGTTTAGCAGCCTAACATATAAGGTATAGGTTGGGTGATTTTGCACATTTAATTTTCGTAATTATTGCATATACCCTTTCTCGCATGTATGCGTACAGCAATGCAGTTTTGCCGTTTTGTCTGGTTATTTTTGGAATTGGCGTTTTAACTATGATTTGCAGTTTATCAACCTACGTTCATCTCGGTATCCCATACGGTATTGTAGTGTGTTGGATAACAGCTTGATAATGACATCTTTTAAAAGCTTGTGTATCTTTTTATCCGACACTACTGTGACAATACCGCGCACATTTTGCATGTGTGCTGCGTGTTTTGATGTGTTTGATGATGTGACTTTATACTTTCGTTCACTAATAACATGTATTCTTTGCTACTCGTtgttacacacacaacacacacatttcCATCGTACTAGGTTTTAGCAACGGTTTGGGAATAATCGTCCTTCTCCACTCGATCATCAACGTAACGAAGGTGATGTTCTTTGCACATACTTTCATGCACCTGCTGGTTTGTCATTTCTTCATTCGATCCTTAAGCAACTATATCTTCTGACTTTGACCGATTACAGCATAACGCCAGAACTCGAGGACTATTTGAACCTTTGTCGCTTGTTTTGTGTTACTCCGTacaaaaataggaaaatttaatttttttctagCCAATCGCATTCCGGAATTCCGAATAACTGCTTATAGCATAAATGTCTACCGAACATGTTGCAACGATTCGATGATCATAACCATGCCGAGACGGTTCACTCTTGCTAAGCAAAGTGCCAAATAAACCAAATTAAATCCTTGCCCCAGCGATTCATCTCAGTTATAGGGGATTCGATGTGTGTATTAATcaacatttctttcattcatCGCTTGTTTCCTTACCCAGCAACAAATGTTACCGCACACTGATTGTAATCCAGATGTCTTTTTCTTCATACTTTTTTGGCTGATTTGTTATTGATTATTCATCATTCATAATAAGAGATAAGGTATAATAGAGTAATTTCCATTACTCCGAACATTCCGAGTTCCCTAGAATGCACTTATCCACGATGTTTGACGCGCGGATCTGCGGATACTTCTACTTCTCAAGAAGATACCAACAATTTAATTGTGATTCTACTCATTTCCCGAGAGTGCGAATATATGAATCGTGGTAGAAACATTGCGAAATGGTGTGGGAGCGACAGGAGTAGAGAATGGAGAACACATTTAGAATCGTTTGAGGAGCGCAAACGAGTAAAAGTAATGATAATCTTCACATCATTCATCATTTTCTACATCCAGCTGGGAACCACAGTTGCTCACTAATcccgatgctgctgctgctgctgctgctgctgtacgtACATTTCGGCATTTGCTCATGATGGTTCGAAGCACAAATTAAGAAATaaaagtttacaaaaaaagcCCTAAATTGGAATAATGATTGATAAATGATAGGGTTAGATGTTGCCTCCATCGGCACTGCACCTTTGCTCCAATCATTAATTTCTCTTCAGCGAGTGCAACTGAAGGTTCTATGCTTTCCACACTCAGCTAATTGTTTGCTGGCTTTCCTCCCCTTTCCCATTTCCATACTGTGGCATTCTTCTGCAGGGTTGCGCAGGCCAGTTTACTGCTCCTCGTCACCAAGTTCCTGCTTGATTTTGGAAAAGTCAAAGTCCTCGCCAGTGCCGCGCTTGAAAATGTCAAGCACATCCAGACAGGTGGTCTCAAAGTGGGTGGTTGCATCGTACGACTGCGAGATGAACACCTGGGACTGCAAACCTTCGTCCGTCGGTTCGTAGTAATCCGTGATGGACACGAACTTTTGTGCGACGGGCCCGAGCAGATCAAGACCTGGCTTAATCTCCGCTTCAGGATTGGCGGTTTCCACGGTGGTCGATACCATGGCAATGAACCATCCCTTGGCCGATACCTGATGTGTCGAGCTGATGAGCGATACGTAAATGTCTGACTTGCGGTCGACCTGCATCTGTGGAATGATGATCTGAGTCGAAAGGGCATCCTTCGTATTCGGGATCGGGTGATCAAGCAAGCAAATGCAGCGAATAACCTTTCCCGAGATGCGTACCTGCCGGAAGAAATCGTAAAGAGACTTAGAAACACTGCTGCCTGAACATCGCACAGTTACTTTACCTTGTTCGGTACATAGGTGGGATCGCAGTAGACCTGTTTACATTTGGCCACCTCTTCACCGGAACGTACGCCAACTACTTTTCCGCTGGCGTCGTACACAATTTCATCGATCGGTTTATCTAGCATGTACGTACCGCCGTATATAGCCGACAGTCGGGCAAAGCCCTGGGGCAGTTCTCCCAAACCGTACATTGGGTACAGATACGGCGACTTGCCGTAACGTGCCAGCGAGTCCGAGTACAGCTTAATGCGATTGATCGTTTTGATGGCCGGTTCGGTAAGATACGAATCATCACGGTACAGGGCCAGTGCGTGACCGGTGAAATCTTGAGTGCTCTTCTCCAGTCCGAACTTTTCGTACAAGGCCTGCATGTCCTTGGTGGATGGGTCAAAGTCCTTCCATGTTTTTGGGTCGTCCGCGATAAAGTCCTGCACGTAGATCAGGAAGTTACGGAACCGTCGTTTCTCAAACAGCCCTGAAAAGATTGCgtgaaaataattattaaaccaAAGCATTGCATTAGCGTATCAATCTTGCAgctctttttttgtatttattataGTTTAGTAAATTAAATCGAAGtcgatttttttctgtttgacacaatgcttgttttttcttcctaaaTACCaatgtgaaaacgaaaaacgaaaacgtgTGGTTGATAATCGTAGCTAATAAAAACTTTCACCGTTGATCGATGCCCGATCGGTGTTATGTTTGGTGTAATATAGCTGTCAAACGATTGGTAATACTTATGGACACTATTTAGTGTGTGGAATTGAAATACTAATGAGTAAGTTAATGCTACATGCTTTCGTACCGTCCGTCTTTTCTCTTCCTAGTGTGCTCTTTGAAACATAACTAGCAACGGTTCCTCTTGGAACGATATATTCATGAATGGATGTTTTCTTCCTGTTGTCCAAACGATTGCATTTATCTGCTTGTCTCGCCGTATGTGCTTTGATGTCAAGAATTGCCCTATGCCctcaacaccatcatcaccaacaGCATCCATACATGATACCGTATCAGCGGACGAGAGAGGAACTGCCTCCCGGGTTGATTCTAGCAGGAAAACTTGGAACCATCGAGCAACGTGTCATTTTCCTTCTGTTCGTTTTGGTTCATTTTTCGCACTCTTCAACGAGCGTTTCCACGCCACAACACTCCATCATTACGTGTTTTCATGCGTATGCTTTCGCGCAtttctgtgtgcgtgtgtgtgtgtatgtgcgggCCCCCCATTACTGTGCAATTGGAAAATGGACAATATAATTCAGACACGGCTTGCTCGAGAGcgggaaagaaagagaaagatacTACGGCAGGCGGCACTACGTCACCAACAGAAAAGGGAGAGACGACACTACGTGCAATCAACATGAGTGAATGCGTCGATGTGAGTAAGCAGCAGGCCCACACGACCAAAGAGAGAGATTTTgggtgcaaaaaaagaaaagaaaaagaacgaaTCGTTGGAAAGTACCGAAATTTTTGTTGGAGCCTCTCTGTACTTCAATGGACAAAGGTAGACACTGCTTCAGGAATTTATTCTGCTGCTTCATACATTATACTACGTACCCATCAGATCCGACGCAAGAGCCTCCTTTTGATCGACCGGAACTTTGGAGATTTTGCCACCTTTGTAAACGTAGCTTCCTTCCACTGACTTGAACTCCAAATAGCGGGTCACACCCGTGTGTATTAGCAGCTTCACCAGCAGCCCGTTGGCCATCAGGAATTTGGGAATCAAATCCACGTTCCAGTCCCGACCGCGACCATACTTTCCCTCCGGGAGGTCCACGGCGAACCGCGAGAACAAATCCTCGAGGGGCGTAATTGAAGCCGATTCACCACCATAATACTTATTGCGGTCGATGTGCAACACTTTCTTGCCCGACACGGACAGCATGCCACTGAGGATACACTCCTTTAGGCCGGTTCCGAGCACGATCGCGTCGTATTCCTCATCCATGATGACGGTGGTTTTTTTCCTAGTGGGTCGAAATGTAACTGCTCGCACAAGGAAGGGAGTCTACTGCACAACGCACACGAGATTTCGACGCGACAAGGGGAGTGCCGATGGATCCGGGAGTTGCTGGAAACTTCTTCACCACCTTTCTGTTTGTGGCTTCTGCTTAACGATGGCTTTTGCGAATGTCGTTACCGTTGCTGCACTTGCAACAAATGCACAACAATTTCCTGCAGTGCACACTGCTCTATTCGGCGAGAAACTCGGCTGTACACCGCAAAGAAAATAGAGGCTGCAAAAATCGACCACTACGCTACTGTAGAAAAAACACGATATgaaaaaatgatgatgatgaagtcaCGGATGATGCAAATACACGGATGATACGATTTCTTTGTTTGACATATCACACTAGGAGGTGACATGGACATgtgcttaaaataaaaatatccaaaGCCGAAAACGTTTTCAATCCACTTGTCTTGTGAAAAGTCTGTTGATGCTATATTTCATGCATCTCGTTCAACCATGATCATGAGTATGATCGTTTAATAAAAACTGTATGCAAAGACATTCAAATGCCCTCGCAATTTCTAACTACTTTGTCAAGCAGTGAAAGTTTGGTTCTATATAGACCGAGATCGCAAGCAGCTGCTGAGAAACTACTACTTATAATATCAGTCAGCTGCAATCATCATATGCTGTCAGTTAATTTCTCAGATCTCAGACAGTTAGGAAAAGTGcgtgtaaacaaaaaacaagacaaCTTCAATAGGCTAGAAGCGGTGTGTTTGCCGATTTGATGGAATGAAAATGTATGATTTTCCCCGTTTTCAAAAGATATTATATTTACTATTAAATAATAGAATTATATTGCatatcaaataaaatatttcctcCTAAAATCAACCAAATAGAGTCATCAACCTGTATAAAAATAGCATATCGATAAATTTCATGCTCTACCAAGAAGGATGTTTTAAGTGGTCGTGCACAGGGTTAACGTAAGCTGTCAAAAGCCTTCATCCGCGATTCTGCGAACATCAACTGTCAAATCTTTCGGCGTGATAAAACCTGGCGTAGGTATATTTTGAGGACAGTTGACGATATCGCTGGTATTCCACTGGAAGGTGGAAGTTTAAGTTTGTCGTGCGTTGCGGGATTCAGTTCGTTTTCAAGTTTTCCGCAAACCTAACTTTGTTACCGTGCTTGTTGCTGTGTTTTTACTCATTTTCCTTTGCCCGTGAACGAGGTTCCGTTACAGTTCTAACGTAAAGAGGCGCAATCCACACGTGAATGATCCGATATTTGTCGTTCGCGAGTGCAGTGGCCGTTTTAACCGTTATGTCTGCCaaggcaacagcatcgtagtGACGAAGAAAGTAAGCCATTCTGCGGATTAGCTTTCTCAGCTCTTTTCATCCGATCCGAGCACACGGTGAAGGTGGTGCTGTGGGATACAaaattttatgtgtttttaaaGTGTAAGTTTTGCTTGGTGATCAATTCGCATGCTTTCGCAAATCCTTGTGGTGGTTGTATGATGAAGAAAATGTCGTAAAAGAAAGGCAAAGGCCGTGGAACCGCGCACCAacttcaatgcaaaaaaaaattgctagAAGCACAAGAGAAAAGAATTCCGTGCGTTTCttcgtgtgtgtttatgtgtatgtgcgtacgtatgagtgagtgtgtgtgttcgtttaCTTCCATACGTATTCGTTTGTGATTCACGCACATGGGCCTGGTGGATGCTGAACGGTTTTGATTGTCTCTTGCTCGCTCAACCACCCGTGCGCCATTGATCCGCCGTCTCTATCATTTTCTTCCTGTTGGTTATCCACGATTTCTCCGGCTGCTCATCTTTGGCATGATGATGGTTTTCGATGCTTCCTCTGGTGTTTCGAAAACCGTGCAGAGAATGTAGCGGCAACGCACAAGAAATGCTCCGTCCACATTTCTAGCGTAGGAGCAAAGCGAGTTGATTTAGAGCGGCAGAACAATAACATTCGCCACGACTACAACTATTCAGCAAAGGCCACACACAGCAACCCAGACTGCAATGTACTTCACCATGGCAACAATATCAGGATCAGGCAGGATGGTTTGTGCTTTGAATGGGACCTTCGATGGATGcataaaaatatcataatTTTCAGAAAAATCGCTATTACTGTTCTACTTCCAACGTTACCCCGTGAAATCAAGAGTTGTGAATGAAATATCAGCTAACAGATCATCCTTTGGCAGATGATCAACTTAACTTGAAGATCGATTCCAAAGATCGTATTGCATTTTTTCAAAGTCATGCAACCCTCGAAGCGGCCCCTTTTTTCACCAGTTGTGATATTGCATTATGTTGTTCCTGTTCCTAGAGTTGAACTGGTTTTATCAGATAACCGTTATCTTGCACAGCAATATACTTGAGATTGTTTCCAAATAGAGAGAATCGTACCAGACCCTCGTTCTGGCAAGTCTCCATTTCACACCCATTCTGTCTCTCGAAACGGTGTGCTGGTTCGTATGTTGCTGCAATGGGCTGTAAGTTGTACCGTACtgtacaataaattaattacaccTGGCTGTAACAATGAGAAATTTAACGTTTCATGTGTCCACTGTAAATGTCGATAATGTACAACATtaatgttggtttgtttttgtggttTCTAGTGTCATTCCTATTCCTTTTCTAATGATGAGTGAATCAGATCTAGACTTATGGATGCGAAAGGATCTTTGAACAGAATCTTTGAATGAACAGAAATTCTTGTTTCAGTaggtaaaatataataattaaatatttgggGGCTTATGAATCTTCGGTGCTATacgaatctttgaggattcgtGAATCTACAAATAGTTATGAAAGATGAATCTTGATTTACACTGCACTTACACTGCAAAGATTAATAAGGCACACTACTAATATTTTccatgtattattttttagaGTTTAAATTCAAGAAGACGAAAATTCGAAACTATCGACGCATACAAAAGCAATCGGCAATCGATATAGAAAGCAATAGGCCATCAACAACATCTACGCCGTCACCAACAACACGATTACATTCGAATAAAACGCATTCACAGCCGAGAATGCACAACCCCGCTGTATACCAAATTACTAGAAGGAATTCTGAAATGTGAATCCTGAAGATGGTCTTGTGAAATTATGCATTACACAGCATGTGCTATAGAATTGATGATATTCAACAAGAGGTTAGTACTTTTCATAGAATCCGAGGGATTAGTGTGATAATAACGATCTGAAAGTCTTACACTTTTCTTCCCTCGTTCTTAAACCTGTTTTCGGTTACGAGTTCCGATTACgtatacgtgtgtgtgtgtttttttttaaatcatgaCCTTCAGGATCAAGTTGCTTAAGTAATGCTTGATTGAGTGTTTAATTTGGGGCTCCCAATTTCAATTAGCTCCTCGGTGGCTTAGCCTGGCAATCTAAAAACCACTGTCACAAACATCTCGTTTGCACGGACAGTCTTGTCAAGATatgaaaggcaaacaaatttcCATGACCTTTAGGTCAGCTAGTCTCTCGAACAGTAAGCAAACGCACACAACCATGATCATAACGCCACGATCATCAGAACCAGTGCTGTGTTCCACATTGGTTGTGTGCTGCTTTAAAAGGGCAGGAATGGCAAGATCAATTCACGGTTTACGATCGTGCGTCTCTTTGACCGTTTCACGATATCTTGTTTCATCCATCAACGGTCTAACAGCAACGAGAGTTAAAAAACGACCTACTTCTGTTGAGAAGGGTTTCGCTAGTTATCTTTGAACATTCTTGACAGTGTCCCACCCGCGAGCGACAACTGTTCTCATTTAGTGTTTATTTACAGTAGTAAGTTGCTATTGCCTTGTGACGGTTTGTCTCACTTTTCCGGTTTCACTGTAAGAGCGTGGAGCACATTCAAGAAAACAGTACACCGCAGCAATATTGGTGCATTGGTATAATTTGCTAGAACCACCCGGTAGAATATTTCCAACACTAACTTTAACGGCGAGTTACAATATGTAAATGCGGCTCGTGCTTCTGATCAAATCTAAAGCCAAACTTATCGCTGCGGGGAATTCTCAAAAGCCCGACcgattcatttatttttccccatCCCACGTACTTGAACGCTTAAACCGTACGTATCAGGCGCTCGGAAACTAAGCACTGGTGTGTGCCATTTAGGCCGCACCATAGCCCAAGGTGGACAACTTTCGGGCTGGGTACATTATTCAGTGCGAAACTGGCAAACTTTTGAACCTTGTACGGGTACGATCCGGTCAAgtcaaaccaaccaaccgaacCGGACCCTTTCAAGGCTTGAGCAGGATCTGGAGACAGCATCGGGTGATAATgtctttgttgttttatttcacctCCTCGAGACCGTGTAGACAAAATATGCAGTATCACGTTTGATCTTTAATGGCAAACTTGCGGAATTCGTTTATCAATAAGTTCCATTAATGTAATGGAACCTTGCATTGCCTCAAGTGGCCGCGCTTCGATTAGAGCCATATGGTACCAGGCCACGCGTACCCACACATGGACGTGATTGTTGTTAGTTTTttgctgcgttttttttcttttttcatggATCGGAATGCACTTGAA
Protein-coding sequences here:
- the LOC128302156 gene encoding rab GDP dissociation inhibitor alpha, which gives rise to MDEEYDAIVLGTGLKECILSGMLSVSGKKVLHIDRNKYYGGESASITPLEDLFSRFAVDLPEGKYGRGRDWNVDLIPKFLMANGLLVKLLIHTGVTRYLEFKSVEGSYVYKGGKISKVPVDQKEALASDLMGLFEKRRFRNFLIYVQDFIADDPKTWKDFDPSTKDMQALYEKFGLEKSTQDFTGHALALYRDDSYLTEPAIKTINRIKLYSDSLARYGKSPYLYPMYGLGELPQGFARLSAIYGGTYMLDKPIDEIVYDASGKVVGVRSGEEVAKCKQVYCDPTYVPNKVRISGKVIRCICLLDHPIPNTKDALSTQIIIPQMQVDRKSDIYVSLISSTHQVSAKGWFIAMVSTTVETANPEAEIKPGLDLLGPVAQKFVSITDYYEPTDEGLQSQVFISQSYDATTHFETTCLDVLDIFKRGTGEDFDFSKIKQELGDEEQ